A window of the Leucothrix mucor DSM 2157 genome harbors these coding sequences:
- the ssb gene encoding single-stranded DNA-binding protein translates to MAKGINKVILVGNLGTDPEVKYMPSGGAVTNFSLATTDSWKDKTSGERVDKTEWHRVVFFNRLAEIAGEYLKKGSQVYIEGSLRTRKWQDQGGQDRYTTEIVGSEMQMLGSRSGGNSEFDQSQSRPAPQKSRPQQSAPQNQSRQAPPPAQNFDDFDDDIPF, encoded by the coding sequence ATGGCCAAAGGCATTAATAAAGTCATCCTGGTAGGCAATCTGGGTACTGACCCAGAAGTCAAATACATGCCAAGTGGTGGTGCAGTCACTAACTTCAGTCTGGCCACGACCGATAGCTGGAAAGATAAAACCTCTGGCGAGCGTGTCGACAAGACAGAATGGCATCGGGTAGTGTTCTTCAATCGTCTGGCTGAGATTGCGGGTGAATACCTGAAAAAGGGTTCACAAGTTTATATCGAAGGAAGCTTGAGAACTCGCAAATGGCAAGATCAAGGTGGACAAGATCGTTACACCACTGAGATTGTTGGCTCTGAGATGCAAATGCTGGGTAGCCGCAGTGGCGGCAATAGTGAATTTGATCAGTCTCAATCACGCCCTGCGCCACAGAAAAGCCGCCCTCAGCAGTCTGCGCCTCAAAACCAGTCACGCCAAGCGCCACCGCCAGCACAAAACTTTGATGATTTTGATGATGATATCCCGTTCTAA
- a CDS encoding CDGSH iron-sulfur domain-containing protein, with protein sequence MSHKSNPVIAKKGPYVVELEAGKTYYWCSCGRSEKQPFCDGSHANTDFTPLKFTAEESKKYGLCGCKYTKHAPFCDREHSKLD encoded by the coding sequence ATGTCCCACAAATCCAATCCTGTTATTGCTAAAAAAGGGCCTTACGTTGTTGAGCTTGAAGCCGGCAAAACCTATTACTGGTGTTCTTGTGGTCGATCCGAGAAGCAACCATTTTGTGATGGCTCTCACGCTAATACTGATTTCACACCATTAAAGTTCACGGCCGAAGAAAGCAAGAAGTACGGGCTCTGTGGTTGTAAATATACAAAGCATGCACCTTTCTGCGACCGCGAGCACAGCAAGTTAGACTAA
- a CDS encoding YhbY family RNA-binding protein produces the protein MNTKQIKQLKSFGHTLSPVVTVGQHGMKESINNEIEIALDYHQLIKLKINLGDREQRDELIQSLAEQHKAMLVQRIGNVALFYRENKDKPSIFRNLV, from the coding sequence ATGAATACTAAACAGATCAAACAACTCAAGTCTTTCGGTCATACTTTAAGCCCGGTCGTTACCGTTGGGCAACACGGTATGAAAGAGAGTATTAACAACGAAATTGAAATCGCACTGGATTATCATCAGCTAATTAAGCTAAAGATTAATCTCGGTGATCGGGAGCAGCGCGATGAGCTGATTCAATCATTGGCGGAGCAGCATAAAGCCATGCTGGTCCAGCGTATTGGTAATGTGGCATTGTTTTATCGTGAAAACAAAGACAAGCCATCAATTTTTCGCAATTTAGTCTAA
- the rlmE gene encoding 23S rRNA (uridine(2552)-2'-O)-methyltransferase RlmE: MARSKSSTRWLKEHFDDEFVKLSQKEGYRSRAVYKLKEIQEKDRLIRPGMKVVDLGAAPGGWSQYAAQIIGTNGRVVASDILPIDPLPFVEFIQGDFTEQSILDEILLLMGNDKADVVISDMAPNLSGNDAIDQPGSVYLCELALDMARQILAPNGSMVVKLFQGEGSDQYIQDVKRSFKQVKIRKPKASRARSREVYVVALQYFSTTH; the protein is encoded by the coding sequence ATGGCTAGAAGCAAAAGCAGTACTCGCTGGTTAAAAGAGCATTTTGATGATGAATTTGTAAAACTCTCCCAAAAAGAGGGATATCGCTCGCGTGCGGTCTACAAACTCAAAGAAATTCAGGAGAAGGATCGCCTGATACGCCCCGGCATGAAGGTGGTTGACCTTGGAGCAGCTCCAGGCGGTTGGAGCCAATATGCAGCCCAAATCATCGGGACTAATGGCCGAGTTGTCGCCAGCGATATCCTACCCATTGACCCGCTACCTTTTGTCGAGTTTATACAGGGTGATTTTACCGAACAGAGTATTCTCGATGAAATTCTGCTTTTGATGGGAAATGATAAAGCCGATGTTGTAATTTCAGATATGGCCCCCAACTTAAGTGGGAATGATGCAATTGATCAACCCGGCTCGGTTTACTTATGTGAGCTGGCTTTGGATATGGCAAGGCAGATTTTGGCACCAAATGGTTCCATGGTCGTTAAGCTGTTTCAGGGTGAAGGCTCTGATCAATACATACAGGATGTAAAACGTAGCTTCAAACAAGTGAAAATACGCAAACCCAAGGCATCACGAGCCAGAAGTCGTGAGGTCTACGTGGTTGCTTTGCAGTATTTTTCTACAACACACTAA
- the ftsH gene encoding ATP-dependent zinc metalloprotease FtsH translates to MSELNKNILMWVVIALVLVGVFSKFQEPTTSSANIPYSAFLERVNNKEIRNVEIRGQSITGQTSNSETFSTYAPINDPKMYDELLRNNVLVKVDPPEGRNILVDILINTIPFLIIVGLWIYIMRQMQGGGGKGGPMSFGKSKARMMTEDQVKVTFADVAGCEEAKDEVFELVEFLRDPGKFQKLGGKIPRGVLLAGSPGTGKTLLAKAIAGEAKVPFFSISGSDFVEMFVGVGASRVRDMFEQAKKHAPCIIFIDEIDAVGRKRGAGVGGGHDEREQTLNQLLVEMDGFEGTEGVIVIAATNRPDVLDPALLRPGRFDRQVVVPLPDVRGREQILKVHMRKVPIGNDVKPALLARGTPGFSGADLANLVNEAALFAARVNKRTVNMEEFEKAKDKIMMGAERKSMVMNDKEKRNTAYHEAGHAIIGLKVPDHDPVYKVTIIPRGRALGVTMFLPEEDRYSHSKQSLESQISTLFGGRLAEEIIFGKESVTTGASNDIERATEIARNMVTKWGLSEKLGPLAYSEEEGEVFLGRATTSHKQMSDETAKSIDQEVRTFIDRNYDRAETILRENIDVLHLMAEALIKYETIDRGQIDEIMQGKKPTPPADWNDDDHSGKDDGDSGETATSEDPEAKDDEVVNAKPASSH, encoded by the coding sequence TTGAGCGAATTAAACAAAAATATTCTGATGTGGGTGGTAATCGCCTTGGTTCTGGTTGGAGTTTTCAGTAAATTTCAAGAACCTACAACATCATCTGCTAACATTCCTTATTCGGCGTTCTTGGAGCGTGTCAATAATAAGGAGATCCGCAACGTTGAGATACGTGGTCAGTCTATTACTGGACAAACAAGTAATAGCGAGACGTTTTCGACTTATGCGCCGATCAATGACCCCAAAATGTATGATGAATTATTGCGTAATAACGTGCTGGTCAAAGTTGATCCGCCAGAAGGACGCAATATCCTTGTCGACATCCTGATCAATACAATTCCATTCCTGATTATTGTCGGACTGTGGATTTACATTATGCGTCAGATGCAAGGCGGCGGCGGTAAAGGCGGCCCGATGTCATTTGGTAAGAGCAAGGCTCGCATGATGACTGAAGATCAGGTGAAAGTGACATTTGCTGATGTCGCTGGCTGTGAAGAAGCTAAAGACGAAGTATTCGAACTGGTTGAGTTCTTACGTGATCCGGGCAAATTCCAAAAGCTAGGTGGAAAAATTCCACGCGGTGTTCTACTTGCTGGCTCGCCAGGTACGGGTAAAACATTGCTGGCTAAAGCAATCGCTGGCGAAGCTAAAGTACCGTTTTTCAGTATTTCAGGTTCTGACTTTGTTGAAATGTTTGTCGGTGTGGGTGCTTCCCGTGTTCGCGACATGTTTGAGCAAGCTAAGAAACATGCGCCTTGCATTATCTTCATCGATGAGATCGACGCTGTTGGTCGTAAGCGCGGTGCAGGTGTTGGCGGCGGTCATGACGAGCGTGAGCAAACACTGAACCAGTTACTGGTCGAAATGGATGGTTTTGAAGGCACAGAAGGCGTAATCGTGATAGCTGCGACTAACCGCCCTGATGTACTTGACCCAGCTCTGTTGCGTCCTGGTCGTTTTGACCGTCAGGTTGTTGTACCTCTGCCAGATGTTCGTGGCCGTGAGCAAATCCTGAAAGTGCATATGCGTAAAGTGCCTATCGGCAACGATGTTAAGCCTGCTCTTTTGGCTCGAGGTACACCGGGGTTCTCTGGTGCTGACTTAGCTAACCTAGTTAACGAAGCCGCCTTGTTCGCAGCCCGTGTGAATAAGCGCACTGTGAACATGGAAGAGTTTGAGAAAGCGAAAGATAAAATCATGATGGGCGCAGAACGCAAGTCCATGGTGATGAACGATAAAGAAAAACGTAACACTGCTTATCATGAAGCGGGACACGCGATTATCGGCTTGAAAGTGCCAGATCATGACCCTGTTTATAAGGTAACGATCATTCCTCGTGGGCGCGCTCTTGGTGTAACAATGTTCCTTCCTGAGGAAGATCGCTACAGCCATAGCAAGCAGTCTCTGGAAAGTCAGATCTCTACTTTATTCGGTGGCCGTCTTGCTGAAGAAATAATCTTCGGCAAAGAAAGTGTAACGACTGGTGCATCCAATGACATTGAGCGCGCAACTGAGATCGCTCGTAACATGGTTACTAAATGGGGACTATCTGAGAAGCTAGGCCCGTTGGCTTACAGTGAAGAAGAAGGTGAGGTGTTCTTAGGACGCGCCACAACTTCACATAAGCAAATGTCTGATGAAACAGCTAAGTCTATCGATCAGGAAGTTAGAACGTTTATTGATCGCAACTATGATCGTGCCGAGACTATTTTGCGCGAGAATATTGATGTATTGCATCTGATGGCTGAAGCACTGATTAAGTACGAGACCATTGATCGCGGTCAGATCGATGAAATCATGCAAGGCAAGAAGCCAACACCTCCAGCTGATTGGAATGATGATGATCACTCCGGTAAAGATGATGGAGATAGTGGTGAGACTGCCACGTCAGAAGATCCAGAAGCTAAAGATGATGAGGTCGTGAACGCTAAGCCAGCGAGCTCTCACTAG
- the glmM gene encoding phosphoglucosamine mutase, giving the protein MEKKYFGTDGIRGEIGTYPMTPDFALKLGWAAGKVLATKKNPLVVIGKDTRISGYMLESALEAGLVAAGVSIRLLGPMPTPGVAYLTRTFRASAGIVVSASHNPYQDNGVKFFSSAGMKLDDETELAIERYLEEDLVTVKSDKLGKVVRVDDAAGRYIEFCKRALPNETSLEGLKIVVDCANGATYHVTPHVLSELGAEIITVANSPNGLNINEECGATSLDMLSKQVLLHNADLGVALDGDGDRLMLVDHTGATVDGDEILAIIAKHRLSTDSAGQDIVGTLMSNLGLEHAVQEMGLNFHRANVGDRYVIEQMIKTGGVLGGESSGHIIVRDRIETGDGTIAALQVLQAIVESGRSLHDLKQVMTKYPQTLVNVELSGVIDIANNAAIQKAVANVEDQLAHRGRVLLRASGTQPLIRVMVEGQDETETTMLAHSIAEVVKQQSGG; this is encoded by the coding sequence ATGGAAAAGAAATACTTCGGTACTGATGGCATTCGCGGCGAGATCGGAACCTACCCAATGACCCCCGACTTTGCACTTAAACTAGGATGGGCTGCCGGAAAAGTTCTGGCTACAAAAAAGAACCCACTGGTTGTTATCGGTAAAGATACCCGTATTTCTGGCTACATGCTTGAGTCTGCGCTTGAGGCAGGGTTAGTAGCCGCTGGTGTTAGCATTCGATTACTAGGGCCAATGCCAACCCCTGGCGTTGCTTATCTAACCAGAACCTTCCGTGCATCTGCAGGCATTGTTGTGAGTGCATCTCACAACCCTTATCAGGATAACGGTGTTAAGTTTTTCTCTTCAGCAGGCATGAAGCTGGATGACGAAACCGAGCTGGCAATAGAGCGCTATTTAGAAGAAGACCTTGTTACCGTAAAGTCTGACAAACTAGGCAAAGTCGTACGTGTTGATGATGCAGCAGGCCGCTACATTGAATTTTGTAAGCGTGCCTTGCCTAATGAAACATCATTAGAAGGTTTAAAGATAGTTGTCGACTGCGCAAATGGTGCAACCTATCATGTTACGCCGCACGTATTATCAGAGCTTGGAGCGGAGATTATTACTGTAGCAAATTCACCTAACGGCTTGAACATTAATGAAGAGTGCGGTGCTACCTCACTCGATATGCTGTCCAAGCAAGTCCTATTACACAACGCCGACCTAGGCGTTGCGCTAGATGGTGATGGCGACCGCTTAATGCTGGTTGACCACACGGGTGCAACGGTTGATGGTGATGAGATTCTAGCCATCATTGCTAAACACCGCCTGAGTACAGATAGTGCTGGCCAAGATATTGTTGGCACATTGATGAGTAACCTTGGCCTTGAGCACGCAGTCCAAGAGATGGGACTTAACTTCCACCGCGCCAATGTTGGCGACCGCTACGTTATCGAACAAATGATCAAAACCGGCGGTGTACTCGGTGGTGAGTCTTCTGGCCATATTATTGTTCGGGACCGCATCGAAACGGGTGATGGCACGATTGCAGCATTGCAAGTATTACAAGCTATTGTAGAAAGTGGGCGTTCTTTGCACGACCTCAAGCAAGTCATGACCAAATACCCTCAAACATTGGTCAATGTTGAGTTAAGTGGTGTTATTGATATTGCGAATAACGCAGCTATCCAGAAAGCTGTCGCTAATGTCGAAGATCAGCTGGCTCATCGTGGACGAGTGCTATTACGCGCGTCTGGCACACAACCACTCATTCGAGTAATGGTAGAAGGCCAAGATGAGACCGAAACAACAATGCTGGCACATAGCATTGCAGAAGTGGTTAAGCAGCAATCTGGCGGCTGA
- a CDS encoding heavy metal translocating P-type ATPase produces MDSGIWRPAAGECFHCGLPLYGATFSVIIDDEPQAMCCLGCQAVAQAIVDNGLDDFYRHRTECSARPDSVVPDELQQLTLFDNETVQQSFVRDTDDSVSEASLIIEGVVCAACVWLIEHHLQKIPGVLELRVNLTTHRANVVWDKSQLPLSKILAEIRSIGYQAHPFDANRLHNINERERKHSLRRIAIAGIGMMQVMMTALALYIGEADMGESARNLLRWIGLFITTPVLLFASSVFFRSAWRELKRFRLGMDVPVSIAMITAYSASVWATVTGAGEVYYDSVTMFTFFLLLGRFLEMNARHHAGKVADELVRLLPAVATRLAADGSTSVVSVSELQLGDRVLIRPGETVPADGLVADGESTVNEAVLSGESVPVLKHSGDALTGGTVNVESPLVLEVQAVGESTVLSSIIRLLDRAQMEKPKLARLADSVAAWFVLVILITAALVFGAWWFYDPDRAFWVTIAVLVVTCPCALSLATPVALTTATSSLTRMGVLTTRGHALEGLSKATDVVFDKTGTLTTGQLQVSGQWFADDWSRSASGSESSGELSKVAVEFSPEQALLALAAGLESASEHPIARAVIAASTLEAVVCKDQKNIPGRGVEGVFDGVVYRIGTKEFIEPWLADGVTSADLEMKAGFAGVNTRIYMANKQQLLVILELQDQLRADAVECVAALKTAGMQVTLLSGDKQSVADHVGKKLGIDTVIAEQLPDQKLAYLKSKQDAGQLVIMVGDGVNDAPVLAAADVSIAMGEGSQLAQVTADMVLMSDSLKSIPQAIHMAKRTRVIIRENFAWAILYNLLAMPMATLGLLAPWMAAIGMSLSSLLVVLNALRLKR; encoded by the coding sequence ATGGACTCAGGCATATGGCGTCCGGCTGCAGGCGAGTGCTTTCACTGTGGTCTGCCGCTGTATGGTGCAACTTTCTCAGTTATAATAGATGATGAGCCTCAGGCAATGTGCTGTCTGGGTTGTCAGGCGGTTGCACAAGCTATTGTTGATAATGGCTTAGATGATTTTTATCGCCACCGTACTGAATGCTCTGCCAGACCTGATTCGGTAGTGCCGGATGAGCTGCAACAGCTCACCTTATTTGATAATGAAACCGTTCAACAATCCTTTGTTCGCGATACCGACGACTCTGTCAGTGAGGCATCGTTAATCATTGAAGGCGTTGTGTGTGCGGCTTGTGTCTGGTTAATTGAACACCATTTGCAAAAGATTCCGGGTGTTTTGGAGCTTCGGGTTAATCTCACCACACATCGCGCTAATGTGGTCTGGGATAAAAGCCAACTTCCCTTAAGTAAAATACTGGCTGAGATTCGCAGTATCGGCTATCAAGCCCACCCATTCGATGCCAATCGCTTGCACAATATTAACGAGCGAGAGCGTAAACATTCCCTAAGACGTATTGCCATTGCTGGTATTGGTATGATGCAGGTGATGATGACTGCGCTCGCCTTGTATATTGGCGAAGCCGATATGGGTGAGTCTGCGCGTAACTTATTGCGCTGGATTGGTTTATTTATCACTACGCCAGTATTGTTATTTGCCTCCAGTGTGTTCTTTCGTTCGGCATGGCGGGAATTAAAGCGCTTCCGCTTGGGGATGGATGTGCCGGTTAGTATCGCCATGATTACGGCTTACTCAGCGAGCGTTTGGGCTACAGTGACTGGGGCGGGTGAGGTTTATTATGACTCCGTCACCATGTTTACTTTTTTCCTGTTGCTGGGTCGTTTTCTTGAAATGAATGCTCGGCATCATGCGGGTAAAGTCGCAGATGAGTTAGTTCGCTTATTGCCAGCGGTTGCCACGCGCTTGGCTGCAGATGGCTCGACGAGCGTAGTGAGTGTTTCTGAGTTGCAGCTTGGTGATCGGGTATTGATCCGGCCAGGCGAGACTGTTCCGGCTGATGGGTTAGTGGCTGATGGCGAAAGTACGGTGAATGAAGCGGTATTGAGTGGCGAAAGCGTTCCAGTGTTAAAGCATAGTGGCGATGCGCTGACTGGTGGTACGGTGAATGTTGAAAGTCCGCTAGTGCTTGAGGTGCAGGCGGTTGGTGAGAGTACGGTGCTTTCCTCGATTATTCGCTTGCTTGATCGGGCTCAGATGGAAAAGCCTAAGCTGGCGCGTTTAGCCGATTCGGTTGCAGCTTGGTTTGTATTGGTTATTTTGATTACGGCTGCGTTGGTATTTGGGGCGTGGTGGTTTTATGATCCTGATCGTGCATTTTGGGTGACGATTGCGGTATTGGTGGTGACTTGCCCTTGTGCTTTGTCGCTAGCGACTCCTGTTGCGTTAACTACGGCCACTAGTAGTCTCACCAGGATGGGTGTGCTAACAACGCGTGGGCATGCATTGGAAGGACTATCAAAAGCAACAGATGTTGTATTTGATAAAACGGGGACATTGACTACAGGTCAGTTGCAGGTATCTGGGCAGTGGTTTGCTGATGATTGGTCTAGGAGTGCTAGTGGCTCTGAAAGTTCGGGAGAGTTATCAAAAGTCGCGGTGGAGTTTTCTCCAGAGCAAGCATTGTTGGCGCTGGCTGCAGGTTTAGAAAGTGCCTCTGAACATCCTATTGCGCGTGCTGTTATTGCGGCTAGTACTCTAGAGGCAGTGGTCTGCAAAGATCAGAAAAATATTCCTGGTCGAGGTGTTGAAGGTGTATTCGACGGTGTTGTCTATCGTATCGGGACGAAAGAATTTATAGAGCCTTGGTTGGCAGATGGCGTTACGTCTGCTGATTTAGAAATGAAGGCGGGCTTTGCAGGAGTCAATACCCGAATTTACATGGCTAATAAGCAGCAGTTACTGGTTATTTTAGAGCTGCAAGATCAGCTGCGAGCTGATGCCGTCGAATGTGTTGCTGCCCTTAAAACTGCAGGAATGCAGGTGACTTTACTGAGTGGTGATAAGCAGTCTGTTGCAGATCATGTCGGTAAAAAGTTAGGTATTGATACCGTTATTGCGGAACAGTTACCTGATCAGAAGCTTGCTTACCTTAAGTCCAAACAGGATGCGGGGCAGTTGGTCATTATGGTGGGTGATGGTGTGAATGATGCACCGGTACTGGCTGCCGCAGATGTGTCGATTGCAATGGGTGAGGGGAGTCAATTAGCTCAAGTCACTGCCGATATGGTGTTAATGTCGGATAGCTTAAAGTCGATTCCTCAGGCTATTCATATGGCAAAGCGAACACGAGTTATCATCCGAGAAAACTTTGCTTGGGCAATTTTGTATAACTTGCTGGCAATGCCAATGGCTACACTGGGCCTGTTGGCACCGTGGATGGCTGCGATTGGAATGTCGCTGAGTTCATTGTTAGTGGTGTTAAACGCATTACGCCTAAAGCGGTAA
- a CDS encoding FixH family protein, which translates to MENVNILITMGTGIASAFLLFFLFHLWFKWSGRLSAVLTVLIVWAVYFPLAYLYWPGIDVFAIHFAFFSMTAYGLGIVTYIRDGSKDRSKLGWFHWAPASIVCFFLVLTIVDSNIIAIAQKYAPGVVAHDFRQKENQYNEYLARLEAQKQRGWEIAGGWDETPVINQVKPFEVTVTDKDGARITEAEVQAKYLSTADPKQDQMFVLKELSPGVYGTETALNVPGRWTVVVSVKRGEDFHEVKGQIDVDPETSGS; encoded by the coding sequence ATGGAAAATGTAAATATACTGATCACAATGGGCACTGGTATTGCCTCTGCCTTCTTGCTGTTCTTCTTATTCCATCTATGGTTTAAGTGGAGCGGTCGTCTATCAGCAGTGTTGACTGTTTTGATTGTGTGGGCAGTTTACTTTCCACTAGCCTATTTGTACTGGCCTGGGATTGACGTGTTTGCCATCCATTTTGCCTTCTTCAGTATGACGGCTTACGGATTAGGTATCGTGACCTATATTCGGGATGGCTCGAAAGATCGCTCAAAGCTGGGTTGGTTTCATTGGGCACCTGCAAGTATTGTGTGCTTCTTTTTGGTGTTGACGATTGTTGACTCCAATATCATTGCCATCGCTCAGAAATATGCACCAGGTGTTGTTGCACATGATTTCCGCCAGAAAGAGAATCAGTATAATGAGTATCTTGCGCGCCTTGAGGCACAAAAGCAGCGCGGCTGGGAAATTGCCGGAGGCTGGGATGAAACGCCAGTCATCAATCAGGTAAAGCCTTTTGAAGTGACGGTAACCGACAAAGACGGCGCGCGTATTACCGAAGCTGAGGTGCAAGCTAAATATTTGAGTACGGCTGACCCTAAGCAGGATCAGATGTTCGTATTGAAGGAGTTGTCACCCGGTGTGTATGGTACAGAAACGGCGTTGAATGTGCCGGGCCGCTGGACAGTTGTTGTCAGCGTCAAGCGTGGTGAAGACTTCCATGAAGTGAAAGGTCAGATTGACGTTGATCCGGAGACTAGCGGCAGTTAA
- the ccoG gene encoding cytochrome c oxidase accessory protein CcoG → MNEAPLQFVEYQKIIEPRSVKGRFRNIKTVILILAYLVYFLLPWMPWSREIGPNQAVVFDLANHKYYLFNMVFHPQDILTLAALLFLAAVLLFFVTTVAGRIFCGFFCFQTIWTDAFRLIEQKIQGTRVTRLRLKKQPWDREKILKVGSTHFFWLLLAFWSGFTFTLYWAEARVLIVEFFTGQAPFAAYLTTLIITTTTYLAAGFIKDNVCVHICPYSRFQTAMFDKNTSVVSYDMNRGEGEKGRAKPVKRMKTREDRTASGVGDCVDCGYCVQVCPMGIDIRDGLQIACIHCGLCVDACDTIMDKQGWPRGLVRFTSENDLEGKKTSRFGVRTIGYGLATLISAAVLVWSVLASDKLTVDVSQVRNPLYVTLSDGSVQNSYRFKFYNMTLKPAVFNLEVEGLPEGIVDMGHLKHVKLEPGKGLRMFIRLRQPSAAVQGDKSRPIRFKLTPVSGEFTQPIYQKSQFITP, encoded by the coding sequence ATGAACGAAGCACCTTTGCAATTCGTTGAATATCAGAAGATCATTGAGCCACGTTCCGTCAAGGGACGCTTCCGCAATATCAAAACTGTTATCCTTATTCTGGCCTATCTGGTCTATTTCTTACTGCCATGGATGCCATGGTCACGTGAGATTGGTCCCAATCAAGCAGTTGTGTTTGATCTGGCGAACCATAAATACTACCTGTTTAATATGGTGTTTCACCCGCAGGATATACTGACGTTGGCAGCGTTATTGTTCCTGGCAGCGGTGCTATTGTTCTTTGTGACGACCGTTGCAGGGCGTATTTTCTGTGGCTTTTTCTGCTTTCAGACAATCTGGACGGATGCGTTTCGCCTGATTGAGCAAAAGATTCAAGGCACGAGGGTTACACGGCTACGGTTGAAGAAACAGCCATGGGATCGGGAGAAGATTCTAAAAGTTGGCTCGACACATTTCTTTTGGTTGCTGCTGGCATTCTGGAGTGGTTTTACCTTTACGCTGTACTGGGCGGAAGCGCGTGTTTTAATTGTTGAGTTCTTCACTGGACAAGCGCCATTTGCGGCGTACCTGACGACACTAATCATTACCACCACCACTTATTTGGCCGCAGGCTTCATCAAAGATAATGTGTGCGTTCACATTTGTCCGTATTCTCGTTTTCAGACTGCAATGTTTGATAAGAATACCTCGGTTGTCTCTTATGACATGAACCGTGGCGAGGGTGAGAAGGGTCGTGCTAAGCCCGTCAAAAGGATGAAAACCCGTGAAGACCGTACGGCGTCTGGCGTGGGTGATTGCGTAGATTGCGGTTATTGCGTGCAGGTCTGCCCAATGGGGATTGATATTCGTGATGGCTTGCAGATCGCTTGTATTCATTGTGGATTGTGCGTTGATGCCTGCGACACCATTATGGATAAGCAAGGTTGGCCCCGTGGCTTAGTTCGTTTTACCTCTGAAAATGATTTGGAAGGGAAAAAGACGAGTCGCTTTGGAGTGCGTACAATTGGTTATGGCTTGGCAACATTAATCTCTGCGGCTGTGCTGGTTTGGAGTGTGCTTGCCAGTGACAAGCTAACGGTTGATGTATCGCAAGTAAGGAACCCATTGTACGTAACTTTGTCTGATGGTTCGGTGCAAAACAGCTACCGTTTTAAGTTCTATAATATGACATTGAAGCCTGCGGTGTTTAACCTTGAGGTTGAAGGCTTGCCGGAAGGTATTGTTGATATGGGGCACTTAAAGCACGTTAAGCTGGAGCCAGGTAAAGGTTTGCGTATGTTTATTCGTTTACGCCAACCCAGTGCTGCCGTACAGGGCGATAAGTCACGTCCAATCCGGTTTAAGCTAACACCTGTGAGCGGCGAGTTTACGCAGCCGATTTATCAAAAATCACAATTCATTACCCCTTGA
- the ccoP gene encoding cytochrome-c oxidase, cbb3-type subunit III, with amino-acid sequence MIDKDPITGAKTTGHVWDENIQEFSNPLPRWWLWTFYATMVFALVYWIMYPSWPVAGSFLKGFNTITYQTDAGEEVVSHWNTRALLAKDMQTGKSAMAQKGYLEVIANSSYENIAEDADKLAFVESYGNGVFGEYCAACHQSGAGGVVGAYPNLIDDDWLWGGDAHDIETTLKIGRNGFMPAYEETFNEEQLTQVASYVLSMSGDNGDEPELIAAGEKIFQGQEGGCYYCHTPAGTGMKSQGSANLTDKIWTIANVPAAETYPERLALVKQVIHNGVNRVMPAWSSRLSDTEIKVLTAYLLNKRAGGQ; translated from the coding sequence ATGATTGATAAAGACCCCATTACCGGCGCTAAAACGACGGGCCATGTTTGGGACGAGAACATTCAGGAGTTTAGTAATCCGTTGCCTCGTTGGTGGTTGTGGACTTTTTACGCGACGATGGTGTTTGCCCTAGTCTATTGGATTATGTATCCATCTTGGCCAGTAGCTGGAAGCTTCCTCAAAGGTTTCAACACGATTACCTATCAGACTGATGCAGGTGAAGAGGTTGTTTCTCACTGGAACACGCGTGCGCTATTAGCCAAAGATATGCAGACCGGCAAAAGCGCCATGGCGCAAAAAGGCTACTTAGAAGTTATCGCTAACAGCAGCTACGAAAATATTGCTGAAGATGCTGACAAGCTAGCGTTTGTTGAGTCTTACGGTAACGGTGTATTTGGTGAATACTGTGCGGCTTGCCACCAAAGTGGTGCTGGCGGCGTGGTGGGTGCTTATCCTAACCTGATCGATGATGATTGGTTATGGGGTGGTGACGCCCACGATATTGAAACAACATTGAAGATTGGTCGTAACGGCTTTATGCCAGCGTACGAAGAAACCTTTAATGAAGAGCAGTTAACTCAGGTTGCCAGCTATGTGTTAAGCATGTCCGGTGACAATGGCGATGAGCCAGAGTTAATCGCAGCAGGTGAGAAGATTTTCCAAGGCCAGGAAGGTGGTTGCTACTACTGCCATACCCCAGCTGGAACGGGTATGAAATCTCAAGGTTCGGCTAATTTGACAGACAAGATCTGGACGATTGCCAATGTACCTGCTGCTGAGACTTACCCTGAGCGTTTGGCATTAGTTAAGCAGGTTATTCACAATGGTGTTAACCGTGTGATGCCAGCTTGGAGTTCTCGTCTGAGTGATACTGAAATCAAAGTGTTGACCGCTTATCTGCTGAACAAGCGAGCAGGCGGCCAGTAA